One Parageobacillus sp. KH3-4 genomic region harbors:
- a CDS encoding helix-turn-helix transcriptional regulator: MGEKRTPSGFLLKQRAFLKLYLITLTEQERLYGLKILDLLRQEFKPYGYRPNHSEVYKALHDLIEDGILQQVKRKKEGMKYQEVVYYRFADGGYEKAKLYKRQLKAELDRCAALIRKAIEDNFS, from the coding sequence ATGGGTGAAAAAAGAACGCCAAGCGGTTTTCTATTAAAACAGCGTGCGTTTTTAAAATTATATTTAATCACATTGACCGAACAAGAACGTTTATACGGGTTAAAAATATTAGACTTGCTGCGTCAGGAATTTAAGCCGTACGGCTACCGCCCGAATCACTCAGAAGTGTATAAAGCGCTGCATGACCTCATCGAAGACGGGATCTTGCAACAAGTGAAACGGAAAAAAGAAGGCATGAAATACCAAGAAGTCGTCTATTATCGTTTTGCCGATGGCGGGTATGAAAAAGCAAAGCTGTACAAACGGCAATTAAAAGCGGAATTGGATCGCTGCGCCGCGCTGATTCGTAAGGCGAT
- the purU gene encoding formyltetrahydrofolate deformylase has protein sequence MQTFREHRWQSFLQNYENRARLLISCPDKPGIVAAVTSFLYEQGANIVESSQYSTDPEGGTFFLRIEFDCPNIAARKQEIESAFRPIAESFHMDWRLRLHNDVKRIAIFVSKAEHCLLELLWQWQAGELIADIALVVSNHEYLKSTVESVGIPYFYIPVTKETKAEAEQKQIQLLKKHDVDTIVLARYMQILSPAFVAEFPGRIINIHHSFLPAFVGARPYERAYERGVKLIGATSHYVTDDLDEGPIIEQDVARVDHRHHPDDLKRIGRIIEKTVLARALKWHLEDRVIIHENKTIVFY, from the coding sequence ATGCAAACATTTCGCGAACATCGCTGGCAATCGTTTCTGCAAAACTATGAAAACCGGGCGCGTTTGTTAATTTCATGCCCGGACAAACCGGGTATTGTTGCAGCGGTAACATCGTTTTTATATGAACAAGGCGCAAATATTGTGGAATCAAGTCAATATTCCACCGATCCTGAAGGAGGCACCTTTTTCTTAAGAATCGAATTTGATTGTCCAAATATCGCGGCGCGAAAGCAAGAGATCGAATCCGCTTTTCGGCCGATCGCCGAGTCGTTTCATATGGATTGGCGCCTCCGCTTACATAACGATGTCAAACGAATCGCGATATTTGTCTCCAAAGCGGAACATTGTTTGCTCGAGTTACTGTGGCAGTGGCAAGCCGGCGAATTAATCGCCGATATTGCGCTTGTTGTAAGCAATCATGAATATCTCAAAAGCACAGTGGAATCGGTCGGCATTCCATATTTCTATATTCCAGTTACGAAAGAAACAAAAGCGGAAGCCGAGCAAAAACAAATTCAATTGCTTAAAAAACATGATGTTGACACGATTGTGCTCGCCCGCTACATGCAAATTTTATCGCCGGCATTTGTCGCCGAATTTCCAGGAAGAATCATTAATATCCACCATTCGTTTTTACCGGCGTTCGTCGGGGCAAGACCATACGAAAGGGCATATGAACGCGGCGTAAAGCTAATCGGCGCGACATCGCATTACGTCACCGACGATTTAGATGAAGGACCGATTATCGAGCAAGACGTCGCCCGCGTTGACCACCGCCACCATCCCGACGATTTAAAGCGAATAGGACGGATTATTGAAAAAACAGTGCTTGCCCGCGCGCTAAAATGGCATTTAGAAGATCGTGTCATCATCCACGAAAACAAAACGATTGTTTTTTATTAA
- the msrA gene encoding peptide-methionine (S)-S-oxide reductase MsrA has translation MGYELATFAGGCFWCMVSPFEEQPGIIRVISGYTGGHKENPTYEEVCSKTTGHYEAVQITFDPDVFPYEKLLDIYWRQIDPTDDGGQFHDRGPQYRTAIFYHNEKQRLLAEKSKRELEESGRFSKPIVTKILPASTFYPAEEYHQDYHKKNPLRYKLYRIGSGRDAFLKEHWRDPEREAMLRKKLTPLQFEVTQRNGTEPPFDNPYWNNTREGIYVDIVSGEPLFSTKDQYDAGCGWPSFTKPLHPENIKTELDLSHGMIRTEVRSRKADSHLGHVFNDGPEPTGLRYCINSAALRFIPKEDLEKEGYGEYLSLFAEDDAANQ, from the coding sequence ATGGGATACGAGTTGGCAACATTTGCAGGCGGTTGTTTTTGGTGCATGGTTTCGCCGTTTGAAGAGCAGCCGGGAATTATCCGTGTCATATCTGGGTATACCGGCGGCCATAAAGAAAACCCAACGTATGAAGAAGTATGTTCGAAAACAACGGGGCATTACGAAGCAGTGCAAATTACGTTTGACCCCGACGTGTTTCCATATGAGAAACTGCTTGACATCTACTGGCGGCAAATCGATCCGACCGATGACGGCGGACAGTTTCACGATCGCGGTCCGCAATATCGCACAGCGATTTTTTACCATAATGAAAAACAACGTCTTCTCGCTGAAAAATCGAAGCGGGAACTTGAAGAAAGCGGCCGTTTCTCGAAACCGATCGTGACGAAAATCTTGCCGGCATCTACGTTTTATCCAGCGGAGGAGTACCACCAAGATTACCATAAGAAAAATCCGCTCCGCTATAAATTGTACCGGATCGGTTCAGGGCGCGATGCGTTTTTGAAAGAGCATTGGCGCGACCCCGAGCGGGAAGCGATGCTGCGAAAAAAATTGACCCCGCTTCAATTTGAGGTAACGCAGCGTAACGGGACGGAGCCGCCGTTTGACAACCCGTATTGGAACAATACGCGGGAAGGAATTTATGTCGACATTGTCTCCGGCGAGCCGCTTTTCAGCACAAAAGACCAATATGACGCCGGCTGCGGCTGGCCAAGCTTTACAAAGCCGCTTCATCCAGAAAATATTAAAACAGAGCTCGATTTAAGCCACGGGATGATTCGGACGGAAGTGCGGAGCCGCAAAGCGGATTCCCACTTAGGTCACGTCTTTAACGACGGTCCGGAGCCAACTGGTCTCCGCTATTGCATTAATTCCGCCGCATTACGCTTTATTCCAAAAGAAGATTTAGAAAAAGAAGGATACGGGGAATATTTATCCTTATTTGCGGAAGACGATGCGGCAAATCAATAA
- the hmpA gene encoding NO-inducible flavohemoprotein yields MGTTTALSQKTIEIIKSTVPVLEKHGEQITKRFYQLMFTNHPELLNIFNHANQKQGRQQRALAAAVYAAAKHIDHLEIILPVVQPIAHKHRSLGIKPEHYPIVGKHLLLAIKDVLQEAATDEIINAWAEAYEVIANVFIQVEAQLYEEAASKRGGWKDFRRFIVQKKVKESDVITSFYFIPEDGGEISEYLPGQYVSVKVSIPGEKYTHIRQYSLSDAPGKGYYRISVKREAATADKPAGIVSNYLHDHVQEGDVLELSAPAGVFTLDMTKETPVVFISGGVGITPLFSMASTVVSRQPNRQTTFIHAAVNGNVHAFDQELRRLAEHPAFSYHVCYQSPSVEDRKHPYFGKEGFIDLPWMQTVIPNKEADFYFCGPIPFMKTVYRSLKEWGVADENIHYEFFGPAGDLTK; encoded by the coding sequence ATGGGAACAACAACAGCATTAAGTCAAAAAACAATAGAAATTATAAAGTCTACGGTGCCAGTGCTTGAAAAACACGGCGAACAAATTACGAAACGGTTTTATCAATTAATGTTCACCAACCATCCAGAACTGCTTAATATTTTTAACCATGCCAACCAAAAACAAGGCCGTCAACAAAGAGCGCTTGCGGCAGCGGTTTACGCTGCGGCGAAACATATCGATCATTTAGAAATCATTTTGCCTGTCGTCCAACCAATCGCCCATAAGCATCGGAGCTTAGGAATCAAACCGGAGCATTACCCGATTGTCGGCAAACATTTGCTGCTTGCGATAAAAGATGTACTTCAAGAGGCAGCGACAGACGAAATCATCAACGCATGGGCGGAAGCGTATGAAGTAATCGCGAATGTATTTATTCAAGTGGAAGCACAATTGTATGAAGAAGCCGCATCCAAACGCGGGGGATGGAAAGATTTCCGCCGCTTCATCGTTCAGAAGAAGGTAAAAGAAAGCGATGTCATTACATCGTTTTATTTCATTCCTGAAGACGGCGGGGAAATTAGCGAATATTTGCCAGGGCAATATGTCAGTGTCAAAGTGTCTATTCCGGGGGAGAAATATACCCATATTCGCCAATACAGCTTATCCGATGCGCCTGGAAAAGGTTATTACCGCATTAGTGTGAAAAGGGAAGCGGCAACGGCAGACAAACCGGCCGGAATTGTATCCAACTATTTACACGATCATGTTCAAGAAGGGGACGTGCTTGAATTAAGCGCGCCAGCTGGTGTTTTCACGCTCGATATGACAAAAGAAACACCGGTCGTGTTCATCAGCGGTGGCGTGGGCATTACGCCGCTCTTCAGTATGGCCAGCACGGTTGTTTCGCGCCAGCCTAATCGCCAAACAACGTTTATCCATGCGGCAGTCAACGGAAACGTCCACGCGTTCGATCAAGAGTTGCGCCGCTTGGCAGAACATCCGGCATTTTCATATCACGTTTGTTATCAGTCTCCTTCTGTAGAAGACCGTAAACACCCTTATTTCGGGAAGGAAGGATTTATTGATTTGCCATGGATGCAAACGGTGATTCCGAACAAAGAGGCAGATTTCTACTTCTGCGGGCCGATTCCGTTTATGAAAACCGTCTATCGTTCCCTAAAAGAATGGGGCGTCGCCGATGAAAATATCCATTATGAATTTTTCGGACCAGCCGGTGATTTAACGAAGTAA
- a CDS encoding Rrf2 family transcriptional regulator has protein sequence MQLTNYTEYALRVLLFLGALEPGAKTNIKEISKTFSISENHLSKIVYELGKLGYIETIRGRNGGIRLAKQPEEICIGTVVRETEENLSLVECFASHGNHCVLTPVCQLKSVLHEALEAFLRVLDSYTLSDLLANKQSLQAIFREEKR, from the coding sequence ATGCAGCTGACAAACTATACCGAATACGCTTTGCGCGTTCTTCTCTTTTTAGGAGCGCTTGAGCCTGGTGCGAAAACGAACATTAAAGAAATTTCCAAAACATTTTCGATTTCGGAAAACCATTTAAGCAAAATCGTGTATGAACTTGGAAAATTAGGCTATATTGAAACGATACGGGGGCGAAACGGAGGCATTCGGCTCGCTAAACAGCCGGAAGAGATTTGCATCGGTACTGTCGTCCGCGAAACGGAAGAAAACTTGTCGCTTGTGGAATGCTTCGCCAGCCACGGCAATCATTGTGTTCTGACCCCTGTTTGCCAGTTAAAAAGCGTGCTGCATGAGGCGTTAGAAGCGTTTTTGCGCGTGTTGGATTCATATACGCTGTCTGATTTGCTTGCAAATAAACAAAGCTTACAGGCAATTTTTCGCGAAGAAAAGCGGTAG
- the speE gene encoding polyamine aminopropyltransferase, protein MKHVHNSLPPYVKVENGELWLTEDDRENLKISYRIKDVIFSEQSDFQHVMILDSYDFGRMLVLDGVVQTTSIDGHIYNEMISHVPLQFHPSAKKVLIIGGGDCGAAREVAKYKHVEEIHMVEIDEKVVLSCKAHLQEVSGNLSDPRVQFIYDDGVAFVKGHENEYDVIIIDSSDPVGPAEALFSRDFYANVRRALKDDGLMVCQSQSPIFHLDILRQTYTNIRELFPHVQVYTATVPTYPGGLWSFTIGSTKPLSLPETLTIPSDTKYVNEGILKQCFQLPQFLKKALEK, encoded by the coding sequence ATGAAGCACGTGCATAATTCATTACCACCTTATGTAAAAGTCGAAAACGGTGAACTTTGGCTAACGGAAGATGACCGTGAAAACTTGAAAATCAGCTACCGTATTAAAGACGTTATTTTCTCCGAACAATCTGACTTTCAACATGTCATGATTTTGGATTCTTACGATTTCGGACGCATGCTCGTCCTCGACGGAGTCGTGCAAACAACATCCATCGACGGCCATATTTATAATGAAATGATTTCTCATGTACCGCTGCAGTTCCACCCGTCGGCGAAAAAAGTGCTCATCATCGGCGGCGGAGATTGTGGTGCGGCTAGAGAAGTAGCGAAATATAAACATGTTGAAGAAATTCATATGGTTGAAATCGATGAAAAAGTAGTGCTCTCGTGTAAAGCACATTTGCAAGAAGTATCGGGAAATTTATCCGATCCGCGAGTACAGTTTATTTATGATGACGGAGTTGCTTTCGTGAAAGGACACGAAAACGAGTATGATGTGATTATTATTGATTCGTCCGATCCTGTCGGCCCAGCAGAGGCGCTCTTTTCGCGCGACTTTTATGCCAATGTCCGCCGTGCTTTAAAAGATGACGGACTAATGGTTTGCCAAAGCCAATCTCCGATTTTCCATTTGGACATTTTACGTCAAACATATACAAACATTCGCGAATTATTCCCGCATGTTCAAGTTTATACCGCCACTGTACCTACATATCCAGGCGGATTATGGAGCTTTACCATCGGCTCGACAAAACCTCTTTCTCTTCCAGAAACTTTAACGATTCCTTCGGATACGAAATACGTTAACGAAGGAATATTAAAACAATGCTTCCAACTTCCGCAGTTTTTGAAAAAGGCGCTTGAAAAGTAA
- a CDS encoding DUF4871 domain-containing protein codes for MRRATFIEGHFMFAGGMLMKFFILLILATMLVACSKDTNIPKNVTQSESQSDDVPSFFNLSVIKNVDWKESEVFTYEGLELRGIPGKVGILSTPWKAGVNNKYMWHFFGDNIPSGKLTVIAVQEGTNKVSKALTDDRGSHMWVSPYGSVPKAVNGHTDIPANMMLPNKGKWVLNAYIGKELFGQIVVDVQ; via the coding sequence ATGAGACGCGCTACATTTATTGAAGGACATTTTATGTTTGCCGGAGGGATGTTGATGAAGTTTTTTATTCTACTTATCCTTGCAACCATGCTTGTCGCATGTTCAAAAGATACAAATATCCCCAAAAATGTAACGCAGTCTGAGAGTCAAAGTGATGATGTACCTTCATTCTTTAATCTGTCTGTAATAAAAAATGTAGATTGGAAAGAAAGTGAGGTTTTCACTTATGAAGGACTAGAACTTCGTGGTATTCCAGGAAAGGTAGGGATATTGTCCACTCCTTGGAAGGCAGGAGTAAATAACAAGTATATGTGGCACTTCTTTGGCGATAACATCCCATCTGGAAAACTGACAGTCATCGCAGTTCAAGAAGGCACAAATAAAGTGAGCAAAGCACTTACAGACGATAGAGGAAGTCATATGTGGGTATCTCCTTATGGTAGTGTACCAAAAGCGGTTAACGGTCATACGGATATCCCTGCTAATATGATGTTGCCCAATAAGGGGAAGTGGGTTCTAAATGCTTATATAGGAAAAGAGTTGTTTGGGCAGATTGTAGTGGACGTTCAGTAA
- a CDS encoding acyl-CoA dehydrogenase family protein, with the protein MNELYHLFLRTERERILYERARKLADQFHKRAGWYDEHAEFPFENFSDLKEARFLSLTVPKLYGGEEISLYEFLLIQETIAQGDGATALSLGWHLGILLNLAETKKWPLSIFERICREVAEKQVLLNSAHSETATGSPARGGKPETTAEHRNGRWVISGRKTFASLAPALDYFIVSATIKETGEVGNFLIPKTAAGLKIEKTWNTLGMRATRSDDVILENVEVEEEALVEMLSSPKAKSQAQGWLLHIPACYLGIAIAARNEAIAFAKTYQPNSLSHPIAEVPEVRRKIAQMDIHLMAARHFMYSIADQWDRYPEKRAEMKEELATVKYLATNAAVNVVDLAMRIVGGQSLFAENPLQRYYRDVRAGLHNPPSDDITVSIVADRALNSK; encoded by the coding sequence ATGAACGAGCTATATCATTTATTTCTTCGCACAGAGCGGGAGCGAATTTTGTACGAGCGAGCGCGGAAGCTTGCTGATCAATTTCATAAGCGCGCTGGATGGTACGATGAACATGCGGAATTTCCATTTGAGAATTTCAGTGATTTAAAAGAAGCGCGCTTCCTTTCTCTTACTGTGCCTAAATTATACGGGGGCGAAGAAATTTCCCTTTATGAATTTTTGCTCATTCAAGAAACGATCGCCCAAGGGGACGGAGCGACGGCGCTATCACTCGGTTGGCATTTAGGCATTTTGCTGAACCTCGCGGAGACGAAAAAATGGCCGCTGTCCATTTTTGAACGAATTTGCCGCGAAGTAGCGGAAAAGCAAGTTTTATTAAACAGCGCCCATTCCGAAACAGCGACCGGAAGTCCAGCACGCGGCGGAAAACCGGAAACAACTGCGGAACACCGCAACGGCCGCTGGGTAATTTCCGGACGAAAAACGTTCGCTTCGCTAGCTCCGGCGCTTGATTACTTTATCGTATCAGCAACCATTAAAGAAACAGGGGAAGTTGGAAACTTCCTCATCCCGAAAACAGCGGCTGGTTTAAAAATTGAAAAAACATGGAATACGCTCGGCATGAGAGCGACGCGAAGTGACGATGTTATTTTAGAAAATGTAGAAGTGGAAGAAGAAGCGCTTGTCGAAATGCTTAGTTCGCCAAAAGCAAAAAGTCAGGCCCAAGGCTGGCTTTTACATATTCCTGCTTGTTATTTAGGAATCGCCATCGCCGCACGCAATGAGGCGATTGCATTTGCGAAAACATATCAGCCAAACAGCCTTTCCCATCCAATTGCCGAAGTGCCGGAAGTACGGCGAAAAATTGCGCAAATGGATATACATTTGATGGCAGCCCGGCATTTTATGTATTCGATTGCTGATCAATGGGACCGCTATCCGGAGAAACGGGCAGAAATGAAAGAAGAATTGGCAACTGTAAAATATCTTGCAACGAATGCCGCTGTCAACGTCGTTGATTTGGCAATGCGCATCGTCGGCGGGCAAAGTTTATTTGCCGAGAATCCATTGCAGCGGTATTATCGCGATGTCCGAGCCGGATTGCATAATCCGCCGTCCGACGATATTACCGTTTCGATCGTGGCGGATCGCGCTTTAAATTCAAAGTAA
- a CDS encoding aminotransferase class V-fold PLP-dependent enzyme, whose product MEIRATIGDATFTCRGELEAYFQPFREATIGANMTFSTPFGQQRMIYADWTASGRLYAPIERKITEELGPFVANTHTESNITSTKMTLAYQYAKELIKRHVNAGRDDVIIMEGAGMTSAVNKLQRLLGLRVPEQWKSHLKLPDEKRPVIFVTHMEHHSNLLSWAETIGEVVTIRPAANGDVDVGHLQELLRTYAQRPLKIGAFTACSNVTGIQTPYHQLAKIMHEHEGICFVDFAASAPYVSINMHPDDPLKKLDGIYFSPHKFLGGPGSAGVLIFDSHLYQNRIPDHPGGGTVIWTDPWGNYKYINDIETREDGGTPPVLQTIKAALAIQLKEKMGIERMLKREKELTALFLSQLKQIPRVHILEGQREDRLGIVSFIIEGMHYNLVVKLLNDRFGIQTRGGCSCAGPYGHYLLGIDKKQSKEIMTQVEQGNLLPKPGWVRISLHPIMTNEDIYHIIRAIRHIVRHEEKWKQEYIYDHKKNEFQHRNDDRDVRHLFTL is encoded by the coding sequence ATGGAAATTAGAGCAACCATCGGAGATGCGACATTTACATGCCGGGGAGAGTTGGAAGCGTATTTTCAACCGTTTCGTGAGGCAACGATTGGAGCGAATATGACATTTTCCACCCCGTTTGGACAACAGCGAATGATTTATGCAGATTGGACAGCAAGCGGTCGTTTATATGCGCCGATTGAACGAAAAATAACCGAAGAACTTGGCCCATTTGTCGCCAACACACACACTGAATCGAATATAACGAGCACGAAAATGACATTGGCGTACCAATACGCAAAAGAGTTGATTAAACGTCATGTCAACGCAGGACGAGATGACGTTATCATTATGGAAGGAGCAGGGATGACAAGCGCGGTAAATAAACTGCAGCGGCTGCTTGGCTTAAGAGTGCCGGAACAATGGAAATCACATCTCAAGCTTCCCGATGAAAAACGCCCCGTTATTTTCGTCACACATATGGAACACCATTCCAATTTATTATCGTGGGCGGAAACGATTGGAGAAGTAGTGACGATTCGCCCGGCCGCAAACGGTGATGTTGATGTCGGCCATTTGCAGGAATTATTGCGAACGTATGCACAGCGCCCGCTAAAAATCGGCGCTTTTACCGCATGCTCGAATGTAACAGGCATCCAGACACCATACCATCAACTAGCGAAAATAATGCATGAACACGAAGGAATTTGCTTCGTCGACTTTGCCGCCTCCGCTCCGTATGTTTCCATCAACATGCACCCTGATGATCCGCTAAAAAAATTAGATGGTATTTATTTTTCGCCGCATAAATTTTTAGGAGGCCCTGGAAGCGCAGGTGTACTTATTTTTGACTCTCATCTGTACCAAAACCGCATCCCTGATCATCCGGGAGGAGGGACGGTCATATGGACGGATCCTTGGGGAAATTATAAATACATCAACGACATTGAAACACGGGAAGACGGGGGAACACCGCCGGTTTTACAAACGATTAAAGCAGCGCTTGCCATCCAATTAAAAGAAAAAATGGGGATTGAACGCATGCTGAAGCGGGAAAAAGAATTAACAGCGCTTTTTTTATCTCAGTTAAAGCAAATACCGCGCGTTCATATTTTAGAAGGCCAACGGGAAGACAGGCTTGGCATTGTATCATTTATAATTGAAGGAATGCATTACAATTTAGTTGTAAAGCTTTTGAACGACCGCTTTGGCATCCAAACGCGCGGCGGCTGTTCATGCGCTGGCCCGTACGGTCACTACTTGCTTGGAATTGACAAAAAACAATCGAAAGAAATTATGACGCAAGTGGAACAAGGAAACTTGCTGCCAAAACCGGGATGGGTGCGTATTTCGCTTCATCCAATTATGACAAACGAAGATATATATCATATCATTCGGGCGATCCGCCATATTGTGCGTCACGAAGAAAAGTGGAAGCAAGAGTATATATATGATCACAAAAAAAATGAATTTCAGCATCGCAACGATGACCGCGACGTTCGCCACTTATTTACTCTCTAG
- a CDS encoding Na+/H+ antiporter NhaC family protein codes for MEGTWLSLLPFLVVIPLAIWLKEIVPGLVIGLIVGAFCLEEGSVLATIERAVDTLLKTMNNLEHMKVVAFLYLFGSLIGMMQIAGGVKGFVQWIDGRLHSKRRLLLFIWLTVPFTFFMPMFRIMLLGPVMKSILGKFRIDRRRIAYMIDVSTEPIIVLLPAATAFVGFMESVVAGALEQNQINTSAYELFLASLPYNFFAVIALFIGLMTTFMNVRIGRKERKREKEKTNPFHQLGLRKELALVSGEPLHLFFPLFLVLVLTFFFFWYSGTKNGAVTIIDAFSKADATMAMLMALFVTIIATTVFYLIRRQPLHELIYHFFDGGNQLMAPIGMLLLVWAVSLVADELGFSTYVSSTLGTWLPKEVVPAAVFAAGSFISYFIGTSWGTWGIFMPLGITLAAATGAPLPMTIGAVFASGTFGAFASPLGDTTITTASMMDLDLMSYAKYKLRISLLFAILSMVAYLIAPIFFA; via the coding sequence TTGGAAGGAACATGGTTGTCTTTATTGCCGTTTCTTGTAGTCATTCCGCTGGCGATTTGGCTGAAAGAGATTGTTCCTGGGCTTGTCATCGGATTGATCGTCGGAGCGTTTTGCTTGGAAGAAGGAAGCGTGCTTGCCACGATTGAGCGAGCGGTAGACACGCTGTTAAAAACGATGAATAATTTAGAACATATGAAAGTAGTTGCATTTTTATATTTATTTGGTTCATTAATTGGCATGATGCAAATTGCCGGCGGAGTGAAAGGATTTGTGCAATGGATCGACGGACGGCTTCATTCGAAGCGGAGGCTATTGTTGTTTATATGGCTTACTGTTCCGTTTACTTTTTTTATGCCGATGTTTCGCATTATGTTACTTGGCCCTGTGATGAAATCCATTCTCGGAAAATTTCGCATTGACCGGCGGAGAATAGCATACATGATAGATGTATCAACGGAACCGATTATCGTCCTTCTTCCTGCTGCAACAGCGTTTGTCGGGTTTATGGAGTCGGTAGTAGCGGGAGCACTCGAACAAAATCAAATCAATACATCAGCTTACGAGCTTTTTTTAGCGAGCTTGCCGTATAACTTTTTTGCAGTCATCGCGCTTTTTATCGGATTGATGACGACATTTATGAACGTACGGATTGGAAGAAAAGAAAGAAAAAGAGAAAAAGAAAAAACGAACCCGTTTCATCAATTGGGCCTGCGCAAAGAATTGGCGCTAGTGTCAGGGGAACCGCTTCACTTGTTTTTTCCGCTTTTTCTTGTGCTTGTGCTGACATTTTTTTTCTTTTGGTACAGCGGGACGAAAAATGGAGCCGTCACCATTATCGATGCTTTTTCGAAAGCCGATGCGACGATGGCGATGTTAATGGCATTGTTTGTTACGATCATTGCAACGACGGTATTTTATCTTATCAGGCGGCAACCGTTGCATGAACTGATTTATCATTTTTTTGACGGCGGCAATCAATTGATGGCGCCGATCGGGATGCTCCTTCTCGTTTGGGCGGTATCGCTTGTCGCAGATGAACTAGGGTTTTCCACGTATGTTTCGTCGACACTTGGGACATGGCTTCCAAAAGAAGTCGTCCCCGCTGCCGTATTTGCCGCCGGTTCGTTTATTTCTTATTTTATCGGCACATCATGGGGAACGTGGGGGATTTTTATGCCGCTTGGCATCACGTTAGCGGCGGCAACGGGAGCGCCGCTGCCAATGACGATCGGGGCGGTATTTGCGAGCGGAACGTTCGGCGCTTTCGCTTCTCCGCTAGGCGATACAACGATTACAACCGCGTCGATGATGGATTTAGATTTAATGAGTTATGCGAAATACAAATTACGTATTTCATTATTGTTCGCAATATTATCGATGGTCGCTTATTTAATCGCGCCGATCTTTTTCGCGTAA
- the treR gene encoding trehalose operon repressor translates to MYENKYLTIYHDLAEKIRQGHWKPYDKLPSENELVERYHTSRETIRKALNLLSEHGYIQKMKGKGSIVLDVGKYDFPVSGLVSFKELAQNMKQPVKTIVNELEIIKPDPYLKRYLHATNKDEIWKVIRSREIEGERIILDKDFFYKKYVPTLTREICEDSIYEYLEKRLKLKISFAKKEMTVEKVNDEDRKYLDLNGYDHIVVVKNFVYLDDATLFQYTESRHRLDKFRFVDFARRK, encoded by the coding sequence ATGTATGAAAATAAATATTTAACTATTTATCACGATCTTGCCGAAAAAATCCGTCAAGGGCATTGGAAGCCGTATGACAAACTACCGTCGGAAAACGAACTTGTCGAACGGTATCACACATCGAGAGAAACGATTCGCAAAGCGCTAAATTTACTATCCGAACATGGCTATATCCAAAAAATGAAAGGAAAAGGTTCGATCGTTTTGGATGTTGGCAAATACGACTTTCCGGTTTCCGGGTTAGTTAGCTTTAAAGAATTGGCGCAAAACATGAAACAGCCTGTAAAAACGATCGTCAACGAACTGGAAATCATTAAACCGGATCCGTATTTAAAGCGGTATTTGCACGCGACAAACAAAGACGAAATATGGAAAGTTATTCGTTCCCGCGAAATTGAAGGAGAACGGATCATTTTAGATAAAGATTTTTTCTATAAGAAATATGTTCCGACATTGACGCGGGAAATATGCGAAGATTCCATTTATGAGTATTTAGAGAAACGGTTAAAATTAAAAATCAGTTTTGCGAAAAAAGAAATGACCGTTGAAAAAGTCAATGACGAGGATCGAAAATATTTGGATTTAAACGGTTATGACCACATCGTTGTCGTAAAAAATTTCGTTTATTTAGATGATGCGACGCTATTCCAGTATACGGAGTCGCGCCACCGCCTCGATAAATTCCGTTTTGTCGATTTCGCGAGACGAAAGTGA